One region of Danio aesculapii chromosome 7, fDanAes4.1, whole genome shotgun sequence genomic DNA includes:
- the LOC130233010 gene encoding uncharacterized protein LOC130233010, which produces MEFLFPVPRKTDPLIKCIKENKEDKLRKVLRGRDINGLYPSEDWNDDITLIAAAVIWTNEEICTYLLGESADPNKPSTSGKTPLHFAAFTAGVPLSIVKRLLAAKANPNGHVLQRFTPLQYAADFGREDIVKALLEAGASPERNYGRYPHVDKKVETMIYGLSSHNEEFKKVHLFFSLSCAISVKKHKEVYRIYKEDFLQEHPFMHFNLFEMYFGSVGLGTEQYRQSAIKWLKDTKSADRYIEGVIKRFPKISQEYRVHLLTCLTFALCVSESVSPQVFSELVPILTNSLQPFENKQGEIINQLVLNILNVMMQKTSEQRLNHSVYEKLCKSLLPLTHSNYSSLIRLMTYRLFVYLNDFAPELVALSGLSPVPETVLLKAETEMDEAMKKKLQKLDESLKHPAGSSTVESLCEETAALSTRKKKRRRKKKKVHQEVGSQEDESQDKEESYPLVTVIEESNSSVQPFIQPTVMPRKWRKISHRWLTKLEKLAYMDINNIHRLPSLTLVLDPEFLIANGSDGTQVFLGLRDDGTEVAVKRMIKFNYQVLKNEEEFLRLPELDSQSIVRYVDFAEDDNFGYLVLQLCEYTLEEYIQDHLPEDKDEKTLVLEKLVKEVLCSLQVLHDPQTKVLHRDIKPQNVLIDIQGKARLADFGISRRLKQGETTLQTSIAGTRCWKAKEAINKKVNTGYKRSSDIQVAGMLVYYILSGGHHPFGEDVDCEGNILRGIYSLEHLDDDVAKDLVEWMINGNPNKRPTVEQSLAHPFFWTDERKVRYLKILGSEKEAENCRKANNELIDSISEYTEGKSFAEWKSKFPSELVQKLEKKAGPYPENMLGLMRFIRNLHEHHKADAAKNNPLVLFPDLFVSVYKLAKERGWNARGSVSMDIN; this is translated from the exons ATGGAATTCCTGTTCCCAGTACCTAGAAAAACAGACCCTCTAATAAAATGCATCAAAGAGAATAAGGAAGATAAACTTCGCAAAGTACTAAGAGGCAGAGATATTAATGGACTGTATCCTTCTGAGGACTGGAATGATGATATTACACTAATAGCTGCAGCAGTTATATGGACAAATGAGGAAATCTGCACTTATCTGCTTGGAGAATCGGCTGATCCCAACAAACCCTCAACAAGTGGAAAAACTCCTCTACATTTTGCAGCTTTTACAGCTGGAGTTCCTCTGAGTATTGTGAAAAGATTACTTGCAGCAAAAGCTAACCCTAATGGACATGTGCTACAAAGGTTTACTCCACTGCAATATGCTGCTGATTTTGGCCGTGAAGACATTGTGAAGGCACTTTTAGAAGCTGGAGCTTCACCTGAAAGAAACTATGGAAGATATCCACATGTTGACAAAAAAGTAGAGACAATGATATATGGATTATCTTCACACAATGAAGAGTTTAAAAAAGTACAtctgtttttctctctttcttgtgCTATATCAGTGAAAAAGCATAAAGAAGTTTATAGAATCTATAAGGAAGATTTCCTTCAAGAGCACccttttatgcattttaatctttttgaaatgtattttggtTCTGTTGGTCTAGGGACAGAGCAGTATCGTCAGAGCGCCATCAAGTGGTTAAAAGACACAAAGAGTGCAGACCGATACATTGAAGGAGTCATCAAGCGCTTCCCAAAAATCTCTCAGGAATACAGGGTTCATCTACTGACCTGCTTAACTTTTGCTTTGTGTGTCAGCGAAAGTGTTTCTCCTCAGGTTTTCAGTGAGCTTGTGCCAATTCTAACAAACAGTCTTCAGCCCTTTGAAAACAAGCAAGGAGAAATAATCAATCAACTGGTACTGAACATACTCAATGTCATGATGCAGAAGACGTCTGAGCAGAGACTGAACCATTCTGTCTATGAGAAGTTATGCAAAAGTCTGTTGCCTCTCACACATTCAAACTACTCAAGCCTGATTAGATTGATGACCTATcgactgtttgtttatttaaatgactttgctCCTGAGCTCGTTGCATTGAGTGGATTGTCTCCGGTTCCGGAAACAGTACTCCTCAAAGCAGAGACGGAAATGGACGAAGCCATGAAAAAGAAGCTGCAAAAGTTGGATGAATCACTGAAACATCCAGCAGGTTCAAGCACAGTGGAGAGTTTATGTGAGGAAACCGCAGCTCTATCAACACgcaagaagaagaggaggaggaagaagaaaaaagtccATCAAGAGGTGGGATCACAAGAAGATGAGAGTCAGGATAAAGAAGAATCATATCCACTAGTGACAGTCATTGAGGAATCAAACTCAAGTGTTCAGCCATTCATACAGCCAACTGTGATGCCAAGAAAGTGGCGTAAAATCAGCCATCGTTGGTTGACCAAGCTTGAGAAGTTAGCTTACATGGATATAAACAATATACATAGGTTACCAAGCCTTACTCTTGTTCTTGATCCTGAATTTCTGATTGCCAATGGAAGTGATGGGACTCAAGTTTTCCTTGGATTGAGGGATGATGGCACAGAGGTGGCTGTGAAACGAATGATTAAGTTTAATTACCAAGTTCTCAAAAATGAGGAGGAATTTCTTCGACTTCCAGAACTAGACAGTCAATCCATTGTGCGATATGTGGACTTTGCTGAAGATGATAATTTTGGATACCTTGTTCTTCAGCTTTGTGAGTACACACTGGAGGAATATATCCAAGATCATTTACCAGAAGACAAGGATGAGAAAACTTTGGTTCTGGAGAAGCTGGTAAAGGAGGTTCTCTGCAGCTTACAGGTTTTACACGATCCACAAACCAAAGTGCTCCATCGGGACATCAAACCCCAGAATGTGCTGATtg ACATACAAGGAAAGGCCAGATTGGCTGATTTTGGAATAAGTCGCCGTTTGAAACAGGGTGAAACCACATTACAAACAAGTATTGCTGGAACTAGATGTTGGAAGGCAAAGGAGGCCATAAATAAAAAGGTCAACACTGGGTACAAGAGGAGCTCTGACATTCAG GTTGCTGGGATGTTAGTGTACTACATTCTTTCTGGAGGACATCATCCATTTGGTGAAGATGTGGATTGTGAAGGCAATATTTTACGAGGAATATACTCACTGGAACATCTGGATGACGATGTGGCGAAGGATCTTGTTGAATGGATGATCAATGGAAATCCTAACAAGAGGCCAACTGTGGAGCAGAGCCTCGCACACCCCTTCTTCTGGACTGATGAAAG GAAAGTGCGGTATCTGAAAATACTGGGGAGTGAAAAAGAGGCTGAAAACTGTCGTAAGGCAAACAATGAGCTCATTGATTCCATATCAGAATACACAGAAGGAAAAAGCTTCGCTGAATGGAAGTCTAAA TTCCCATCTGAACTTGTCCAGAAACTAGAAAAAAAGGCAGGACCCTATCCTGAGAACATGCTGGGCCTGATGCGGTTCATACGCAACCTTCATGAGCATCA TAAAGCAGATGCAGCTAAAAACAATCCGCTGGTTTTATTTCCTGATCTCTTTGTCAGTGTGTACAAGTTGGCCAAAGAGAGAGGCTGGAACGCCAGAGGTAGTGTCTCTATGGACATCAACTAA
- the LOC130232491 gene encoding serine/threonine-protein kinase/endoribonuclease IRE1, whose amino-acid sequence MAFQIQVSLPVPVPIGPKKTDPLIKCIIEKKAERLRKCIRGRDINGLYSCEDQNEDITLLTAAVICRNEDICTYLLGEGADPNKHSTNGKTPLHYTAFTAGVPLSIVKRLLAAKANPNGHVLQRFTPLQCAADFGREDIVKALLEAGASPERNYGRYPHVDKKVKAMIYQLSSQSDEYKKVSLFFSLSDAVPLKNQTEVYRIYKEHFLQEHPFIHKLLFEMYFGVIGPGAEQYRQSAIKWLKDTKSADRYIEGVIKRFPKIPQEHWQDALNCIYAALCVSESVSPQVFSELVPILTNSFEHFENMQGEIINHLILIILNVMMQKTSHQQSSANYLIYENLCKSLLPLTHPDYSGRISVWAYGLFVYVYEIAPELVGFTSIPETILNTAELEMDEVMKKKLQKLDESLRHPANSSAVESLCEEAVASSMHRKKKKKKKKVQQEVGSQECKLPLKEESFSGTGLKPTEESNSSVQPFIQPAAENPSISKRWLQTSRRWRPNLEKLANMDIYNTYRLGNLTLVLSDEFQIAKGSDGTEVFLGLRDDGTEVAVKRMIKSNYQALRNEEEFLRLPELESSSIVRYVDFAEDAHFGYLVLQLCEYTLEEYIQDHLPEDEDERTSVLKKLVKEVLCSLQVLHDPQTKVLHRDIKPQNVLIDINGKARLADFGISRRLNLSQTTLRTSIAGTRFWKATEAIDEEGNTGYKRSSDIQVAGMLVYYILSRGHHPFGKGIYCEINILQGSYSLDHLDDDVAKDLVEWMINKDPNNRPTVEQSLAHPFFWTDERRVEYLKKIGNQNEAENCRKVDEELLHAVEKFTEGKSFSQWKNKFPSELVQKLDGKKKGYPESTLGLLRFIRNLHEHYSEDAESINLMALFPDLFGSVFRFAKEKGWHSRASLKKFFSSVQQI is encoded by the exons ATGGCATTCCAGATCCAAGTATCTCTTCCTGTTCCAGTTCCAATAGGACCTAAAAAAACAGACCCCCTAATAAAATGCATCATAGAGAAAAAGGCAGAGAGACTTCGCAAGTGTATAAGAGGCAGAGATATTAATGGACTGTACTCTTGTGAGGACCAGAATGAGGATATCACACTTTTAACTGCAGCAGTCATATGCAGAAATGAAGACATCTGCACTTATCTGCTTGGAGAGGGAGCTGATCCTAACAAACACTCCACGAATGGAAAAACTCCTCTACATTATACTGCTTTTACAGCTGGAGTTCCTCTGAGTATTGTGAAAAGATTACTTGCAGCAAAAGCTAACCCTAATGGACATGTGCTACAAAGGTTTACCCCACTGCAATGTGCTGCTGATTTTGGCCGTGAAGACATTGTGAAGGCACTTTTAGAAGCTGGAGCTTCACCTGAAAGAAACTATGGGAGATATCCACATGTTGACAAAAAAGTCAAGGCAATGATTTATCAATTATCTTCACAGAGTGACGAGTACAAGAAAGTTAGTTTATTTTTCTCTCTATCTGATGCTGTACCATTGAAAAATCAGACAGAAGTATACAGAATCTATAAGGAACATTTCCTTCAGGAACATCCGTTCATTCATAAGCTTCTGTTTGAGATGTATTTTGGTGTCATTGGTCCAGGTGCAGAGCAATATCGTCAGAGCGCCATCAAGTGGTTAAAAGACACAAAGAGTGCAGACCGATACATCGAAGGAGTCATCAAGCGCTTCCCAAAAATCCCTCAGGAACACTGGCAGGATGCACTAAACTGCATATATGCAGCTTTGTGTGTCAGTGAAAGTGTTTCTCCTCAGGTTTTCAGTGAGCTTGTGCCAATTCTAACGAATAGTTTTGAGCACTTTGAAAACATGCAAGGAGAAATAATAAATCATCTCATATTGATTATACTTAATGTCATGATGCAGAAGACGTCTCACCAACAAAGCAGTGCAAACTATTTGATCTATGAGAACTTATGCAAAAGCCTGCTGCCTCTTACACATCCTGATTACTCGGGTAGGATTAGCGTTTGGGCCTATGGACTCTTTGTCTATGTATATGAAATTGCTCCTGAACTTGTTGGATTCACCTCCATCCCAGAGACGATACTTAACACTGCAGAGCTCGAGATGGATGAAGTCATGAAAAAAAAGCTGCAAAAGTTGGATGAATCACTGAGACATCCTGCAAATTCAAGTGCAGTGGAGAGTTTATGCGAGGAAGCTGTGGCTTCATCAATGCAcaggaagaagaaaaagaagaagaagaaagtccAGCAAGAAGTGGGATCACAAGAATGTAAGCTTCCATTGAAAGAAGAATCTTTTTCAGGCACTGGATTGAAACCCACTGAAGAATCCAACTCAAGTGTACAGCCCTTCATACAGCCTGCTGCTGAGAACCCTAGTATCTCAAAAAGGTGGCTTCAAACCAGTCGTCGTTGGAGGCCCAATCTTGAAAAGCTAGCTAATATGGACATTTATAATACTTACAGGCTGGGGAATCTTACTCTTGTACTTAGCGATGAATTTCAAATTGCTAAAGGAAGTGATGGAACTGAAGTTTTCCTTGGATTGAGGGACGATGGCACAGAGGTGGCTGTGAAACGAATGATTAAGTCTAACTATCAAGCCCTCAGGAATGAGGAGGAATTTCTACGACTTCCAGAACTTGAAAGTTCCTCCATTGTGCGATATGTGGACTTTGCAGAAGATGCCCATTTTGGATACCTTGTTCTTCAGCTTTGTGAGTACACACTGGAGGAGTATATCCAAGATCATTTACCAGAAGATGAAGATGAGAGAACTTCGGTTCTGAAGAAGTTGGTGAAGGAGGTTCTGTGCAGCTTACAGGTTTTACACGATCCACAAACCAAAGTCCTCCATCGGGACATCAAACCCCAGAATGTGCTGATTG ACATAAACGGAAAAGCTAGATTGGCTGATTTTGGCATAAGTCGCAGACTGAACCTAAGTCAAACCACTTTGAGAACAAGCATTGCTGGGACTAGATTCTGGAAGGCAACGGAGGCCATAGATGAGGAGGGCAACACTGGGTACAAGAGGAGCTCTGACATTCAG GTTGCTGGGATGTTAGTGTACTACATTCTTTCTAGAGGACACCATCCATTTGGGAAAGGGATATATTGTGAAATCAATATTTTACAAGGAAGTTACTCACTGGATCATCTGGATGACGATGTGGCGAAGGATCTTGTTGAATGGATGATCAATAAAGATCCAAACAACAGACCGACGGTGGAGCAGAGCCTTGCACACCCCTTCTTCTGGACTGATGAAAG GAGGGTCgagtatttgaaaaaaattggGAATCAGAATGAGGCGGAGAACTGCCGTAAAGTGGACGAGGAGCTTCTTCATGCTGTTGAAAAATTCACTGAGGGAAAAAGCTTTTCTCAATGGAAGAATAAA TTTCCGTCTGAACTGGTCCAGAAGCTGGATGGAAAGAAGAAAGGCTATCCTGAGAGCACACTAGGCCTGCTGCGTTTTATACGCAACCTACATGAGCATTA TTCAGAAGATGCAGAGAGCATCAACCTGATGGCTTTATTCCCTGATCTCTTTGGGAGCGTGTTCAGGTTTGCCAAGGAGAAAGGATGGCACTCCAGAGCGAGTCTGAAAAAGTTCTTCAGCTCCGTTCAACAGATTTAA